A segment of the Lolium perenne isolate Kyuss_39 chromosome 3, Kyuss_2.0, whole genome shotgun sequence genome:
ACGTACATATATTAACGCATATCTACAATGTTTTTCATGTAACCATAACTTTAATccttaaaacttcaaataaacatCCAACAAAAATCCCAAATGACTCATGCCCTTAGAGCTCTAGCTCGAGGTCAAGCTCATGTCATCGATATGTGGGTCGTCACTGATGGGGAGGATGTGTATGTAGAGGCATATGGAATTTTCTAATAGCTATCTCGAGGCGGATGGAGGAGGTGGTTCTCAGGTTGCAGGCAGGGGCGGTCACACATTTTACCATTAATTTTGGCAAAAAATCACACCTAATGGTTGAGCCATCAATTCTAGCCTGATTAGTACAAAATCACATGCAAGTTGTGACATAAGCACTGGTTGGTGGCGTTGGTTAAAACAAGTGCACACAAGCCAGCTGATAATGGGTTCAACACAACTACTTTTACATATCTTAGTAGATTTtcttgtaattttttttattttgaatagCTATTGTGAAAATCATGTGCCTGCCACTGATTGCGGGTAGGGTGCACCACTTCTAGAGGAAAAATTGATGTGGAGGGCGGAGACACTTGTACCGGCAATGCAGTTGATGGGAGGAGGAAGGATTCAACAAGATAGGGAGGAGAGGGACGGGGCATGTTGACATCAACAAGACCATTGCAGAGGAAGAGGAGATATGAGGAATCCAGAAAGTGTAGGAGATAAGTCATGGTTTAGGTATACGGTGGTAGGTAATGTAATTTTACACTAAATTTAGAGGGCATTCTGAAAAAAAACATGGTTGGTCGACTAGGGGAAGGGTGAATCGGCGATTACAATTTTGTACATTTTTGTTGATTTAGGGGAATGTGGAAAAAGATTCACTAAAATTGAACTACGTGATACAATCCTATATGACAAAGTCACAACTCGACAAACAAGGTACACCAGTAAAAAGCTAGATATTATAACATGTCCAAACACATTGATAATTTGGCTCTTGGGTGCATATGTCActttattttaaaatgcatctttGATATATTTTGAAATATTGAAAGAAAATAAACAAAAAATCACATGTACATCTTCGCATGGTATGTGGGCACAAAGTTTTTCCATGAAAAATCGACTTGTCATTTGGTTGGGTaaaaaagtcaaaattttgtGATAAAAATATGGATTTTTGTGAGACATGTTTTgtattttttacatagaccataaAAAATATTAGATTACGAACACACATAGATTATTGAGATGCACATGCAAAAAAAAGTTTGTTGGAATTTTTGAAAattaaaaatattattttttgggTGGTGAAAGCATATGCAACCaggagccaaattgaatttctgCCAAAAATTTCCTTCTCTTTTTAGAAGGGGGAAAAAGAATAGTTACGCCGTTTTATGTACTAATTGTTGTCCTTGGCATACTTTGTTTCCATATACTAGCTCACCTAGAAAATCAAGAGTGTTGTTACTTCAATAATTCCACTTTGTGTCCATAATTACTTCCTTCGAAAAAATGCTCAAGTTGTGACATGTTATTTCAGTTGTCTTTTAGAAATTTCTAGTAGACTAGTTAGGCTATGCGcacagtggacctaggatatattTAGTCATAGACATGGAATACGTTTATAGAGGACCTTTAACAAAATCATACATATCGACGTCTTATAGGAAGAATTGTTTAGTTTGTTTTGCATCTGTTCCTATATTTTATGAAATATGTTATAATTTGCAGTGAAACATTCATGTAAATCAGTactggtttttgaaatttgttcCAAATTGTACTGAAATATTCATATAAATCAGTAAGGGTTTCGATAAATCACAAATGCTTCATGAGTAAAATATTTAGATATGCTTCAACACCTAtagaatttgaaaaaaaaattgcACCCGTAACTCAGACAAAACATGATGTACTTTTTTTTAACTAATATACTTTCTTGTACTAATACTCTCTTTTTGAAGTATAAAATAAGTACTGTAAACAGACATATTATAACCGGTGAAAAAAATACTGAATTATGAATACATATCTATTGATGGATCAAATGTGAAAGTAAAAACAAGGAAGAGGGGATGAAAGGATGACAGAAAACGAAAAAGAATACGTAAGAGTGCAACCTCAGTAAAGGAAGACGAACAAAATAAAGCAAAGAAAAAATGGAACTGGGGACAAAAACAAGAAGGGAATGACTATTGACTAGTCAAGCGGCAGACTAGTAGTGCACGCTGTCGCCAGTGCTGAGCTAGTTGGGTCTGGACGCGGTTTCGTTCGAATCAAGGCCCCCTTCCTCCGGGTGCCTGCCAGCCACGGATAACTCCGAAGAACTTTCGGAACGAACGACTAATACGCGCCTAAGCAAGAAGCTTCCATCTGCCACCGGGAGCACGCACGCACGTTTGACTGCGAATTCAACGATCACCGTGAACCCTCCGGACTCCCCTATATAAGCACGGCAAATCCCCGCTGCCAGGAATCACAACAACCACTGCTATATCATAAGATAGGACTTCTCTAGCTTCTCCTTTGGTGTACTACATTCTTGACTTGCGCCGCCGTCAAGGGCCTGCAACCTACCGCCGCGCCGATCGATTCATCTCCTGTTCACGCGATGGCTCGCCCGGCTGCCGTCGACTCGCCCGCCGGCGTGGCGCAGGGCGGCGCGAGGAAGACGGAGGGGCTGGCGGCCGTGGCCGGCGACGGCAGGAGGGTCGATCAGGCCGTGGCGTACCTGCTCATGGCCGCCGCGCTCGCCGTCACCTACCTCGTCCACTGATCCATCTGACGGACGACGACAAGGAGCATGCCGATTCATGATAGTAATAATTAGCCGTTCATGAATATAGCTAGGAATTCTTTTTTCTTGTCACTCCAATCTTGTAAGTCTTGAGCAAGTCATGAACAGATACTAATATGTTTGTTGCAAGATTTTCTTTGACTTCTCTGTGCGTGGCGGAGGGCCAGAATCAGTTAGATCGGTAGCTGGACTTGAATCGTCTGCTCATGTCGCTTCATCCCTAATTCATCACCAGCTAGCTAGTTATGAAGATTTTCACGATATGGTCTAAATTCATAAGCAGCTAGTTCTGAAGATTACAGGACATGGTCTAAATTACCTGGATAGCTAGTTTGACCTCTCTCTGACCCTCAGTAACCCTTGCACAATATCCCTGGCCTCCATGGCACATCAAACAGCAAAAACAGGCACCCAGTTCAACCCAAACAACACGCATAACAAAATCTGCAGCAGGCTGGACAGGTCATGCTTGATCAAATTATTAAGTATTATAAAGTATATAATTTAATATCTTCTACTGGCGACACAACATGCTGACAAGAATGTACAATCACTGTAATATAGGTATTCCCACGACTTCGAAGACAACTATATAACTAACAATGGGGGAAATGCCGCTGCTGTCTGGTTTCCCCCAGCTGGTACAGCTGGAAGCCCGGCGAGGCCAGGACCCTAAACCTGTTGAACTAGCCAGACTTCTACAACACAAGGTGCAAAAGAGGAGCACCGATGCTCACCTAAGGTGAGCCAGATTCCTCCCCAGAGTCTGCATCAGGCTCTGCAACTACATCATCTTCAGAGCCTGAGCCAGACTCTGCAACTGCATCATCTTCAGAGCCTGAGCCAGAGCCAGAGCCAGAGTCTGCAACTACATCATCCTCCTCTGAGCCTGACCCAGAGTCTGCAACTACATCATCTTCCGACTCTGACCCCGAATCTGCAACaacatcatcttcatcttcagaGCCTGACATGGCGAATTGCTTGGAGATGGGTGTCGGTCGTTGCCTCGTCGTTTTCTTTGTCATTGCTTCAGGTGTAACCTGCCCTGGTTGCACCATCTCTTCATCATCACTTTTCATGTTTCTTCGACTCCGACGAAGCCCTTGCTGTCGAGGCTTGCTATCAACCTTACGGGCAGCAAGACGAGTCCTCTTGCGCGTCACAACAACTTCCTCCTCATCGGAGTTGCTCTCGTGGGAATCGGAAGCATCAGTGTCCTCGTCGCTGCTGGAGGAGCCATCATCTTTATCATTATAGTCTGAGACTTCACCATCGTCAGAACTAGGATCATCTAGGTCCTTGGCATCCACCTGTTCTCTAACTTCATTATTCTCTGGACTGATGTCAGATCCTACATTGGCTCCATTGTCTCCCTGATCTGGAACATGCCTTCTCTTCTTGCCTGCCTCCTTAGGTGGATCAGATTCCTTTCCTTTCCTGCATTAAAGTACATAATTTATTTTCAAGAAGAATGCATCTGACATTGCATAAGAAAAGGGCAACTGCTAAAACTTCAGTAGATGAAAAGCAGATGAGAATGCAATCTGCGTCCCACTTTTGATGTTTCTCCCAGGAAAATCTGCCAGGGTCAAAAATCCCTGGAACCTACATCATTTTTCTTCTTCAGAATTTTCTATATGCACCATTCCCCAAACAAATGCGCAAACCATAGAGCATGCTTATTTATAATGTAAATATCAAGTAAAGATGCACATTCAAAACTCAAAAGGCAGTAAGCAATACCATAAGAAATTTACGTATACGTCTATCGCCGAGAACAGCCAAATACTACTCCTAAGAAACTAGTGGGAAACAGCAGGGTTGGAGTGGTTTTAACTTACGCTGTAGCTTTTATTGCCTCCTTTATGGAACGATCATAATCAGCTGCACACAAAACCAATACAGGATATCATCAATGCTAAAAGATAGCAGGCGGTCACAGTTTATTTATTTACCAGTTATAATATCAACTTCTACAAAATTGGAAAATAATGGAAGCAAGCCAGTTACATCACATCTTGAAAATGTTAAATCACACTACTGGTCTGTTTAGTGGGAGTTATGAACAAACAAACACCAACAAAcaatactccctctggtccaaatTAGTTCACTCAAATTTGTCTAGATTCGCATGTATCTATACGCGTTTTAGTGTGTAGAGATACATGTGAATCTAGATGAATCTGTGGCTACTaatttggaacggagggagtatcagtTTTCCATTCCAGTGAACTTGCTTACGATGATTAGAACCAATAATAAAAGGATAATATCAATAGATGCATAAAGTTGACTACAGAATGAGCGATGCCAAAATAGCATGAGTTTTCAATATAAACAACCAAGCTGCAGGTCATGAGCCCCAAGATAATTGCTAATGTAAGGAAAAAAATGTTTCATTTTTTCACGTTTAGCTAAGGTTGTTGAATAAAGAAGCTCCTTACAGTAATTGTAGCTGACAGGTTTACGTTCGCGTAAAGCGCGGGTTTGGAAAATATTAGCAAGAGCTCGTTCATCCTTCTGCTGCCGACGTTTTAATTCCCTCTCTTTCTTCTGCAATTTAAAGAACAGGTAAAAATGTAGTGATAAATCATCAGCGCGATAAAGTACAATCTGCTGCCAAGAATAAATgcaaacattgcaataaaagcaAGTAAGATGGAAGCTACCTTTTCAAACTTCTCCACAGCTGGAATGGTATTTTCCTTGAGATGCTGTCCAATGGCAGATTCAGATCGACCCTTCTTGCTGCATAACTTTTCCTGTAAACGTCACATGTCAAATATTGGTACTACAAAGTGAAATGGACATGAAGAACATATCAGCAGGAACCCTAACTGATATATCAAGAAACTCATCGAGGTTAGTCGCAGCTGTTTCCCAGTGAATATTAAGAACTGGTTTTGTCAAACGGCCATTCTTCCCCTTCCAGTTCTGCTTATAATCAACCGTTACATCTTCTTTGAATAACCTATGACCAACAGTTGAGTCTCCAACATACCTAGCAACCAGGAAAGTTAATGAAGTATCAGCAAGAAGACAAACATAAAAGTACCAAGGGTCTGCTTCCTTATTTTATGGATGTGCAATTAAAAGAAACAAACATTAATATAAAGATTCACGGTGAAAGATTGCCAAATACGTAAAGCGTCACTTTAACTGAAGCATGTGCCATATTAGAAGAGTTCTTACTGTGTATACAATAGGTGGTCATCTGAAAACCAAGAAGGGCAATACCAAGAATGGAGGAGAAAATTCTTATCAATCAGTCACATGCTATCAAGTTTGTAGAACAGCCATCAAAACCTCTTTTGCATTTAAAGCCTGTTGCTTGCCTTACAGCTGAGCATCTCAATTTGATCATCCATAATTAAAAGGCATAAGGAAAACCAAGACAAATGTCGAGTATATCTATGGACTAAGGTAATAACTTGAGGTGCAATTCAACTCTTCCAAGTATCCAATATAATCAAGCCAAGTATATTACAGATTGCATCAACTTTTATGTTGGAAGTTTGGAATATGCAAAAACATCTTTAACTAGGTGATGAGCCCATAACCCAATAATTGATACCAGCCTCATTCCCATCATATGATAGATTTGACGCTTGTAGAAAATAATAATTACATCATGCGCTAAATTTCCCCCTGTGCCTATCAGCCTATGATATGCATGCCACCTTGTGTCTATGACATGTGTGCCTATGGGTAAAATAGGCATATTATGTTTTGCCCTGATCAAGGGTTACAAGACTTCTCAGTCAACACTTGCTGTTACCGGCAATGTAAAAAAAAACTTGAAATGTAAATTCAGTGACTGGAGATGGTAGATTATGGAAAATGTGAAGAGAAGGGAACAAAAATACACACCAGTATACAGACCCATCACTGGCACTCCCTAACTTTTCTTTCCGGAAGTTGGAAATATTAACTCCTTTCTTCATTTCATCATTAATGTACCATACTGCATCATTTTGCTGCAATACAGATAATTTCTATCAATCTAATGTGTGTAAAATGCTCGAGAGAACTTGTTGGTATTTCATTGATCAAATTACTCAGCTAGCTGAAACTTGAGAAATTGATAACTTGTTCCACAAAAGAAATACCTCTGACCGAACTTCACAAAGCGCCTTGAGTATAAATAAACGAGATACTGGATCCAGCTCCTTAAATGTCTCTACTTCCTTACTGCACCAACAAAATAAGTTAAGGTGATGAAAAAATAAAAATCAACAGGGTAATACACACAGCATTATTTACAATACGACGATGCGTACCCAGGACTTTGTTTGAACGGGTTGGTTCCTTCAGCAACCTGAAACCAAAATTGTTAAAACCTGGGCTAGTCTATTTTGTTTAAACTAGTATAAAATGACCAACCAATGTGTTCTAGCAACCTACCCATGACCACCAATCGGATAGTTTCTTGGCAGTTGCTATTACCCATCCATCGTCAACATTGAGATTCTTGCTGACTGGTGGTATTCCCTGAAACATTTTACTAGTACAAGTTAGCAAACAACATCTGTGACAAACATGGCATGGTACGAAGAAAACAAGTTAATAATTCGTTCTGTTTGTGGCAAGAACAACTATGCTAAAAACAGGCCTAGGTGTCATAAAACCGTTTTCAGCAGATGCGTAGGCAATATATCATCTACATGTAATAAACAACAAAGAAGTTTTGGTACAAATACGTAAACCATGAAATATGCGCCACACAGGTCCTGTTGGTAAACGCTGACAACACTATGTTAACGCTGATAACAAATATATATGCACAACAAAAAGGCGTCTAGTTACAAATACGTAAAGCATAAAATAAGCGCCACAAGTCCTGTTGGTAAACGCTGACAACACTATGTTAACGCTGACAACAAATATATATGCACAACAAAAAGGCGTCTAGTTACAAATACGTAAAGCATAAAATAAGCGCCACAAGTCCTGTTGGTAAACGCTGACAACACTATGTTAACGCTGACAACAAATATATATGCACAACAAAAAGGCGTCTAGTTACAAATACGTAAAGCATAAAATAAGCGCCACAAGTCCTGTTTTGAGTAAATTATTTTTCCTGTTTCATAAACGTTAACACGAGTAACTAAATAAGCGCAGTACGCAGTTAGTGAAAACAAATATCATAAGGGGAAGGAGACGctatatttttttttttggagatcGAGTGATGAAAAGGTTAACAGATTGCACCGACTCAAAACAGACTCCATTACGCACTCATGCCACTACGCATCTGATCTCTGCACAGGCAATTAGTACACTGCTGGCCAACCAAATCAGGCCAGCAAAGTGATTTCAATGTGCTATTAATGCTGTATTGGAGTTATGTATGCCCAGCACAGGGAAAACAATTAAGATGGTAATGGAAAAGGATAGTGGTACTACCTTGAGGAGGGCAATGTGTATGCGAGCGAGGTCGCGGTTGTTCTCGATGAGCGCCGTCTCGATCTCGTCGGCCGAGAGGCCCAGGTCGGCCTCGATCACCGGCTCGAACACCTGCGAATTTCCAATCCGGTTAGGTGGGATGAGAGAAAATGGGGAAGAGAAAACCCTAGGCGGCTAAGCGGAAGCGGGGGCTCACCTGGAGGAAGTGGAGGACGGAGGCGAGCTCCCACCGGCGGCGGAGGAGCGCGCGGGGATCCTCGGCCGGGGCGTCCTGTAGAGGCTGCGGCGGTGGCCCCGGGGACTTGGGCGGGGCGGAGGGCCTCGCGCGCTTCGCCGGCGACGCCATGGGGGCGGGGAGCGTTGGGTGGGCGGGAAGGGGGGCGAATTGGTGGGCAGAGAGGCGCTAGGGGAGGCGGCACTGTGTCTGTGAGCCGTCGAGTATTATAGGGTTTTTTTTGCCCCCAGGGAGAGCGGTGGCATGTTCTTTTATTTACTCGAAAACACATGGCGTTATATGCCAAAATAAACATAGATTTTTTTCATCTCGATTTTGGAAAATTTGCAAATTTATACTACGGGGTACCAAATTTTGACAGGATACGCTTTTACACGTGTAATTTTTAAAATAttatggattttttttttgattttttacacATGTACTCTCCCCGTTACTTTAGATATGTCGTAAGTCACGCTTTGTTAACTTTGACTAACTTTCTAGTGAAAAGTAGCGGTATTTGCGATACTAAATTAAATTGCTAGGTTCATCTTAACATGTAGTTCAATAATACAGTTATTTAATTTCATGTACATTGGTATTTTTGTGTAAAAAATTGATTAAATGTAAGAATATGTGACTTCTGGAAATTTCTGCCGGAAAAAAAATAATCATACTATCTCCGTTTAAAAGTCAACTGTTTTAGTTTTATCTAGATACGAATATATTTAGATATATTTTAGTTGCAGATACACCCGTGGCTTAAAAAATTGAGATATGGAGGGAGTGTATGATTTGACACACATCACAAATGGTAGTAATACCAAAGAATTATAAGGGTATAAGTCTCTACTTACCTACACAAGTAAAAAAAATCaaacctttttcattttcttcaaaATGGAAGGAGGACCATAGCCCCTGCATCGAAAGGATGCATATGActtcttttatttatttatttaacaCATGTCTAACAAAGATCATATATCGAAAAAACAGAAGCCATCACGCAACAGGTGCACTATCACACCCCAAAACACCCCTCTAAGCAAAACAAGAGGGTTGCGCTAAAGATTCCTTTATTACAATAAGTAGGTTTTATTTTAATAGTGGTTGACACAACAAGATCATATATTGACCAATGGTTATTCAAGCATGGGAGTGACGTTTGTTTTGATATATATAAATGGTAAAAAATTCACAAATACAAAGGTGACTTATCAAATTTAGTCACTTGATCTCATGACATTCCATTCAATCTAGCCGAACCAAACAAAATTTTGGACCACCCCAATCAACCAAATTGGGCATCCCTGTTTGAACCATCCCAAGAAAGTTACCAAGTTCATTATATCTAACATCATCACCATACATCCAAACATAATATAAGTTGCCTTTGCAAAAAAAAGGTATGTATTTCATCCATTCCATTCTTGACAATTACACTTGTTAGACTTAGATTTCTAGCTTGCCACTTGTGTTGAATGGACTATCTATCTTGCTATTATTGGCAAAAGTTTGGCGTGGGGACTCTAGGAACAAATTTTCAACATGCTATGTTTATGTTGACGTGTTACTATTGTATTAATGTGcctcattttgaaaaaaaaaagagtATGAGGGGTCTAGTACtctatactacctccgtttcaatgaATAAGGCGCACACATATtttaagacgaactttgaccaaacaaattgagcaacaaaatcataTTGTACTTAATTTATATCGTTGAGTTCATATTGAaaaacactttataatgattctaATTTTAAACCAAAAATCTTTGTATATATAGAGTAATCTTTAGTCAAAGAAAAAACACGCAAAACAAGGACGCCATATTTTCTAAAATGGAGGGAGTATTGACGTGGACATCAAATCGCCAATAAAATCTAGTACACAAGAAAAAGATATAAAGTTGGGAACAATGACTATGAGCTTTGTAGCTGAGGGGTATTTGAAAACTAATGCACCAAGCGTAGACATCAAATCGCCAATAAAATCTAATACATTGACGCGATATTTTGTTATTATGATGCTATATGTGTTTGTTGTTGCATATAGGGTCCTACTTGATTGGTTTATGTGCATGATATTAGTAAATGAGTAATACTACTTAATGCACATTGTGGACTAAGACATACttcttgattatgaagagatCTATCAACAAGGAATCGGAGCAAGTGATACAGGACACCTGAATATATACAAGTTGAATGTAGGCTTAGTTCACTTAAAAAACTAGAGATGTAGGCTTACACTTGTACATCTAAGATCGAACATAATCCAAGGTCGAGGACAGGCATGCAAttttattttgcatactacatgcgAGGAACAATGGCAAGGCTTATATGGGATCGACGTGGACGCCATTATTGGAATATGCCCTAGAGGCGGTCATGCAAATTAATATATTCCTTATGTATTTATTTATGAGTTATTCACATTGTCCCTAGATATAATTGTAATATGTAGCAACAAGTTTGCGTCTTATTTTTGAGCCTTGCAcgatgataatttatctagaattATTATTGTAATATGTAGTCAAGTGTAAGCCTACATCATGCAGGGCTTGTTGCCAGAAAGCCTAAACTTGTTGCTACATATTACAATTATCACATTGTCCCTAGATAAATAATTGTAATATGATGATACTAGTCAAAATATAGATAATTGTAATATGTAGCAACAAGTTTAGGCTTCCTGGCCCTTCTAAAACTACGCTCAAGTGCCTTCACTCTTGATGAAAATTGATCCATAACAACCAACGCTTCATGATATGTTATTATTGCTATTTAATGAAATATATTTCCTAAATGTACTATACCACCCTATTTGGGCTCCTAAGCACTAGGTTTTTCTTGTTTGGCTCACTGCTTATGATCAATAAAAAATGATTACCGTTGGTGCAAATTGTGCAATAACATGATAGAGATTGTTCATGGCGCACCAAATATTCATAGCATAGCTCTTCCTAAGAGGTGTGATATGTCATCATGCCACAGGTTCAAAGTGAAGAGCTCTTCGCTCAGTATAGCTAGCCTCATATTTTGCCACAAATGTGGGTAGAACCAACATGACCCACATGGGGAAAGCACACAGGTGTGGGGCCACTCATGGTCCTCATTTAAAAACTTATAACAATAAAAATATGGAAGAGTGTAGGTATTATTGGTCTAGGCATAATGCTTGACAACTTATGATGGTGTTCCGTACATAATGATTTGTCGGATTTTGAGCTAGCTATAAGTTTCCAGAATTTCCGACATAAGCGGGTGTCTAGAGAACTCGACAAGAGGCACAAGTCAAACACATGACCCATGGTCCTTGCTGCACGTGAAAGCTACAAGGACAAATGTTTCCGGGAAGGTGGATGTTGTTGGTCTTGCCGCTCCGTTTGCCGGCTTCCAATGACACTCAGTATGTGAGAGTATAAGTTTAACTTCCAATGATGTATATATCTAGCTTGTCACTTGTATTAAATGAACTCTATATTtttgctattactaataaaagtgtGGCACATGGCTCTAGGAAAGATCATTCAACCATGGCATGTTATGATGACATGCTACTATTATATTGTATATGTGCGACCTTTTGAACAAAGGTAGCGAATTAGGggatactactctatgttgaggTTGACATGGATTAGGCTCCTGAACACTAGGTGTTTTCTTGGCCCAGCTCACTTCTTATGATAAACCGATTAACACGTGTGCACTTTTTGCACTAGCTTGATAGAGATTGTTCACTGTGCATCAAACACTTAGATCTTAGATTTTACCACGAGGTATGGTGTCATTCTATTCCATAGGGTTCAAAGTAAAGAGCGCTCCACTCGATAGCTATCCTCATGTTTCCCAAGTTGGATAGAAGTAGGAATCAACGAGATGCACACACATGTATAGAGAAACTCATGGTCCTCATACAGAAACCGGAGCGAGCAAATAATTCTAGAATGTAGTTATTGTTGGCCTTGACATTCTACGTGTCCACATATGATGGTGTTTCATACATAATGATTTTTTCGGCTTCTGGGCTAGCCCATCATTGCCAAAACTATTATCGTAATCGAGTGTCTAGAATAATAGAAAAAGGTGCAAGTCAAGCACACAATCCATGTTCCTTGATGCAAGAAAAATCTATATGGAGAAATGTATGTGGGAAGGTGTCTGTTTTCGGTGTTACCCATTTATTTGTCAACTTTCAAATATGTTTTGTACGTAAGTACAAGTTTAAGTTTAGATACCATAGATATTAGTTGCTTGTATTAATTGAACTCTATATTCTTGTAGTTATAGCTAAAATTATGGTATACAGACTCTAGAAAAGATCATTCAACAGTGGGACTCTGTTATAATCGATGTGTGCCACCTTTTGAACAAAGGTAGACCATTAGGGGGTTACCACTCTATGCTAAGGTTGTCATAGATTCGGGCACCGGAGCACTAGGATTTTTCTTTGTTTAGATCACCACTTATGAGAAAATTGATTACCACTAGTACACTTCGTGCAATAATTCAATAGAGATTGCTCACAACACACCATATTAGAGCATAGCTTTTCTTGAGAGGTGTGGTAACTCGTCATGCCATGGGGTTCAAACTGAAGATCGCTCTGCTCGGTAGCTAGCCTCATATTGCCGAAGTGTGGGTAGAAGTGGGTAGGATCAACAAGACATACATAGTTGCACACAGATGTGGTGCCACTCATGCTCCTCATAACGAAACTAGAACAATCAAATTATGCTAGAATGTAGGTATTGTTGATCTTGGCATTTTGAATGTCATCTTATGGTGGTGCTTCATACATAATGATTTGTCGGCTTCTGAGGCAGCTTAGTGCTGCCAAGACTATTGTTATAAGCACTTATCTAGAGTACTCGACAAGAGGTGCAATTCAAGCACACGACCCATGGTCCTTACTTCACAAGAAATCTAAAGGGTGAAACATTTGTGGTAAGGTCCATGGTGTCGGtgttgcctctttgtttttttttctttcaacAATGCTCCATACGTAAGTATATGTTTAACTTCCAATGTCATACATACCTAGTTTCCATTAAATAAACTCTCT
Coding sequences within it:
- the LOC127341635 gene encoding DDT domain-containing protein DDR4 isoform X2, with the translated sequence MASPAKRARPSAPPKSPGPPPQPLQDAPAEDPRALLRRRWELASVLHFLQVFEPVIEADLGLSADEIETALIENNRDLARIHIALLKGIPPVSKNLNVDDGWVIATAKKLSDWWSWVAEGTNPFKQSPGKEVETFKELDPVSRLFILKALCEVRSEQNDAVWYINDEMKKGVNISNFRKEKLGSASDGSVYWYVGDSTVGHRLFKEDVTVDYKQNWKGKNGRLTKPVLNIHWETAATNLDEFLDISEKLCSKKGRSESAIGQHLKENTIPAVEKFEKKKERELKRRQQKDERALANIFQTRALRERKPVSYNYSDYDRSIKEAIKATAKGKESDPPKEAGKKRRHVPDQGDNGANVGSDISPENNEVREQVDAKDLDDPSSDDGEVSDYNDKDDGSSSSDEDTDASDSHESNSDEEEVVVTRKRTRLAARKVDSKPRQQGLRRSRRNMKSDDEEMVQPGQVTPEAMTKKTTRQRPTPISKQFAMSGSEDEDDVVADSGSESEDDVVADSGSGSEDDAVAESGSGSEDDVVAEPDADSGEESGSP
- the LOC127341635 gene encoding DDT domain-containing protein DDR4 isoform X1 yields the protein MASPAKRARPSAPPKSPGPPPQPLQDAPAEDPRALLRRRWELASVLHFLQVFEPVIEADLGLSADEIETALIENNRDLARIHIALLKGIPPVSKNLNVDDGWVIATAKKLSDWWSWVAEGTNPFKQSPGKEVETFKELDPVSRLFILKALCEVRSEQNDAVWYINDEMKKGVNISNFRKEKLGSASDGSVYWYVGDSTVGHRLFKEDVTVDYKQNWKGKNGRLTKPVLNIHWETAATNLDEFLDISEKLCSKKGRSESAIGQHLKENTIPAVEKFEKKKERELKRRQQKDERALANIFQTRALRERKPVSYNYSDYDRSIKEAIKATAKGKESDPPKEAGKKRRHVPDQGDNGANVGSDISPENNEVREQVDAKDLDDPSSDDGEVSDYNDKDDGSSSSDEDTDASDSHESNSDEEEVVVTRKRTRLAARKVDSKPRQQGLRRSRRNMKSDDEEMVQPGQVTPEAMTKKTTRQRPTPISKQFAMSGSEDEDDVVADSGSESEDDVVADSGSGSEEDDVVADSGSGSGSGSEDDAVAESGSGSEDDVVAEPDADSGEESGSP